A segment of the Babylonia areolata isolate BAREFJ2019XMU chromosome 7, ASM4173473v1, whole genome shotgun sequence genome:
GTCCGGACTCGAGTTTCATTCTCCTTGCTGACTCTACGTTgtacagaaaatgaaataaatgcagATAATTCCGATGTAAGTTACATAATTATACGACGCAATGTTattcgatacgatacaatatgatgcgatacaatacgacacaacacgacacgatggAAAACGACAGTACCATATAACAACAAacggtaccacaccacaccaacaccgccataacacaccacaccaacaccacaccacaccacaccacaccaacaccaccacaccacaccacaccaacaccacacaccactgcaaccacacaactacaaccacaaccctCTACCCAGCAGAAGACCGTTCCGGAGCTCATCTCTGGACAGAGTGTTACTGTTGTCcttgtccacaccacaccacacaccacaccaacaccacaccacaccaaaccacacaccacaccacaccacacaactacaGCCacaaccctctacccaccagaAGACCGTTCCGGAGCTCATCCCTGGAGAGAGTGTCACTGTTGTCCTTGTCCAGGTTGTGCAGCAGGTCGATCAGCCGAAGGTTCTTCTGCCGCATGAACTCGAACAGGATGGTCACCGGGTCATCTGTGTCCAGGACCACGGGATGAGTGCCTGGCGTGATGTCATCGTGACGTAACGGAACCCCGTACCTCACCGCCAGGGGTCGCTTCTCTTGCACAGAGTCCAGCAGAGCCAGAAAGGTGGAGTCGACAGAGAcgtcctgttaaaaaaaaaaaagaagaataaattaattagatttttctttttaaaaaggggggatgggcggggggctggggggggggggggggtaaggggggaagcTGTTGATTATAATCATGAGGATTTGTAGGCCTGTGTCTCCAGAAAGACATCCAGGAGCCCGAAAGTCTTTCGTGAaaagacggggaggagggggagggggtgccggaggggggggggggggaatgcgacAACTTttacacatgaaaacaacaagaacaacagcaacaaacctacacacatgcgcatacacacacacttgcgcgcgcgcgcacacacacacacacacacacacacatattcatacatacatacacaacaacaacaacaataataatgataataatgatgatgatgatgacaaatgacTTGGCCAGCGGACAGGATTGGAGTGTGGCGTGTCACTATAAATGGATCATTTTCAGAGCGATGTATCACTGGCTTTCCTCGGCGAAGGCACATCACTGACACATCATGTTTGTACTACATGGAACaggacatggaaaaaaaacaaacaacccgtGAGCAAAAGCGGGTAAAAGTCTTACACAAACTGAAATGATTCAAAACAACTAACCATCGACGTCGCTTTAAAGACATACGGGGTATCCAGACTGAGTAATTAAAAGGTCAAAGGAATGTAACTGGTTGTTAGCCCCCATTGTTTTATCTTCCATTTGGtgagcaaacagcaacaacaagaaatataACACGAAAAAACAccacccataaaaaaacaaaacgttcgGTATTCCGCTTAGGAAGGATGGGGATGCGGTGGGTGAGTACACCTGAAGGACGTCACACAGGGTAGCAGTGCTATAATTATTGATGATTTGACTGCtatgacggacggacagagagagagagacagagagagacagagacagagaaacagagagagacagaaagagagagtgagagagagagagagacagacagacagaaagagagagagggagagagagagagagagagacagagacagacagaaagagagggagagagagagacagagagaaacagacagagacagaaagagacagagacaaacagaaagagagagagacagacagagaaagacagagagacatagacagacagaaagagagacagagacagaagaaaaagacagagacagaaagagacagagacggagagagacagagagaaagagagacagacagacagacagagagatttaaCCACCACGAAGAGTCCTACGCAATTTAGGGGTTAAAAACAGAATCAACAATCAGTTATCGTTCTTCTGTGCCACCTATTTTTTGTCATGGCAGTTCTAGGTGACTGCGGTCCGCAGCAGGCGTCCACAGCCTCAATGTTTGAGATTTTGTTTGTGACCCTTCACCTTGGCCATttctggagggaggggtggacctGGGAGGTAAGTggcagcggggggagggggggtgtgcagCTGAGTggggaagatgagaagaagaagaggaagaagaaaagagggagggtaaggtaagggagggacatttatatgtgtgtgtgtgtgtgtgtgtgtgtgtgtgcgcgcgtgtgtgtgtgtgtgtgtgtgcgtgcgtgcgtgtgtgtgtgtttgtgtgtgtgtgtgtgtgtgtgtgtgtgtgtgtgtgtgtgtatatgtgtgtgtgcgtgtgtgtatgtgtgtgtgtgtatgtgtgtgtgtgtgtgtattctatgaaatgcattttgttttaatctaagccttatttacttcatagcttttataatctttagtgccGGTGCTGTTTCATTCATATGAGCACACTGGatttttccattgtcagatagcggttgatatatcttttttaaggcatgtttatagtcaactatgatgtaaggcgctttgagcagcactggtgttggatatcgcgccacagaaaaactatgtattattatttttatcattattattattattactaagaAGTTAATTTCATGTGTCCCCTGCCTGGGGGAAGGAGTGTTGGAGGTGCGAAGATCTGggtcatttatgtatttattaattgAACACGctctcccctcctcactcccccccccttcccaggcACACAGaaggacaggcacacagacagacaggcacacagacagtcacacagacagagagacagacagacaggcacacagacagacagtcacacagacagagagacagacagacaggcacacagacagacagggacacaaacagacaggcacacagacaggcacacagacagacacgtaaacagacagagaggtaaacagacagacagacagacagacagacagacacacacacacacacacacacacacacacacacacacacacacagacagacagagaggcacatagacagacacacacacagacaaacagacagaggcacacagacaggcacacacacagacacacacagagacaggcacacacacagagacaggcacacagacaggcacacacacagacagaggcacacagacagaccgagaggcacacagatagacaggcacacacacagacagacaggcatacagacagacgggcacatagacaggcacacagacagacagacagacaggcacacagacagacagagaagtgggaAGACAAGGACAGCCGCTCTCACCGCAAGGTCCAGTTCGGTGAGACCTGTGACGTCATCAGCCAGCATCAGAAGGATGGACAGAGCGCTCTCCGTGGTGATCGGATTCGTGCCGATCTGACatttacagtacagtacagttggGTTAGAGTTTAGAATAGAGTTAGAATAGAACAGAGTAGTGTAGAACAGAGCGTTAAACAGAACAAAATAGAGTGAAAATAAAGTATCGAAAAGAGTAGCGGCCGAGAAAAGCAGAGCAGAGTAGAGCAGGTAGAACAGAGTAGAGTAGACAATTCGACACTTTAACAACGATAGCTCATTTAATGTGTTATGCCAAGGAGTGCGATCACTGCTAATTAGATAAATCATttaaagaacaacagcaaaaacggtGTACTTGAACATGCACGAATCATGGCATCCACATTGTGTTCAAAAGTCGGAATAAAGAGACATGAACGTCTACTACGTTTACGAAAGAAACCCGAAACGCTACCATGGAAACAAAACTCTGCAGGTCGCGTGAAGAACCCCAGAGCTCACTGCTGGTCCGAACATCCCTCTGACTAACCTGCAGAGAATTTTGGTTAAAAATCAAACTAACAATCATTCCAAATATACCAGTATGTAACAATGATAAGTTTCGCACGTCGGTTGTTACTCATAATCGTCTCGGTCGCGCAAGTTAAAAGTATTTTCTGCCTCACTTGGTTAACCGCTCTAGCAATAACCACAGTGCTCTAATAATATTAATATCTTCTGGTGAAATATTATCGATTATCGTTTATTTATGTTTGCTATGAATTTTTACAAAGAAGGCACATATTGAATGTAAAACACGGTATTCTCTTATGTAAAACATGGCAttctctgctggtcaggcatctgcttggcagatgtggtgtagcgtatatggatttgaccgaacgcagtgacgcctccttgagctactgatactgatactgagcccACCGCTGGGTCATGTCTATGCACGACTGGAGCTGAACGCTGACGACCAGAGGAAAATCCTGTGCAAACAGTGAGAACCCAGTGGCGTGGCGTACAGAGTTGACGATATCGTTCATTTCGATAGTGAACAGAGACGTGGAAGAGAGCATGGTTATACTAGAGTAGAATGGAGTACACTAGAGTAGAACGGACTATAGAGAATAGTAGAATACATAGAGTACAGTAACGTagagatggagatgatgatgacgacaacataACAAGGGCAACAAAggtaattatgataataacaataattatgataataataatgataatgataacattaatgctaataaaagataacaataataataattaaaaaaaaaaaaagatgatgatgatgattatgatgatgatgatgataaaaaaaacaacggcaacaacaacaacaacaacaagaaaggcaataacaacaacaacaacaataaattaaACTGCAACAAACCCGCTCACCCGCAGACACCTGAGTGCGGTGTTTGTGCGGAGTCCGGCCAAAAGACGGCGGCAGGCGTGACCATTGACCCTGTTGGCCGAGACGTCCAGTTCCACCAGGTGCAGGTTGGTGGCCAGAGCCTTGCCCAGCTCATGGCAGCCCTCCAGGGCAAGGCCGTTCCACGCCATGTGAAGCCTCGTCAGCCCCTTGTTTAGCTGTTTCAACAAAGCAATAAACCATAATCTACACTGCCCTTCACTGCCAGGAACGTATGTgacacgtgcatagtgacgtcactgatgacgtcatcagaagaagggaaataaccctggaaggctaaaaaaaaaaaaaatcgcattcagtttatctagagtggtgtatctccagaccgttttctcagttttcttttcttttctttttttgcttattGTTTTGggtattgttttatgacttgaaacaccgctttctactgtttttccctAAAGTCAAGGACCAtttgggaacttgcacagttttctttttggggtcatggtgaaatgatgctgactcTCCGGCAGACAGCGGTGTGTGCAGCAGCCAGTataatgattgattgatatggatatttatatagcgcttatcctcagtcggagaccaagctctaagcgctttacacacacggagttatttacacaacaggctgcctacctgggtagagccgactgacggctgccactgggcgctcatcattcgtttcctgtgtcattcaatcagatttcaggcacgcacacctacacactgagacaaacatgtagcatttaacattttatgttcctaaccgttttgtttatttaccccaccatgtaggcagccatatccgtttttggggatgtgcatgctgggtgtgttcttgtttccataatccaccgaacgctgacatggattacaggatctttaacgtgcgtatttgatcttctgcttgcacatacacacgaaggggattcaggcactggcaggtctgcacatatgttgaccttggagatcggaaaaatctccaccctttacccaccaggcgccaccgagattccaacccgggaccctcactctcactactaccaccaccatggcttccaccacccctacatcatcgtcatcaccacaaccatcaccatcactaccaccaccaccaccaccgtcatcatcaaaatatcgccaacaccatcatcatcatcgtcatcattacaccaccatcaccattatcaacaccaccaccatcatcaacactaatcaccatcatcatcaccacctcatcATCCAAATAATTACTCCCAAAATCTTTGTCACAACCAGCATCATtacagatatcatcatcatcatcatcaccaccatcaccaccaccagtaccgtcaccaccacaatcatatcTAACAGTATTATGATAGTCgtattcgactatgaccatcagaacagcagaggaggcaactgctgtcccgaccatctgggctagaatttgattatagtggagactgaATGCCTCACCCAAGTtacaccccaactctctcggccaagaggcttttaagacagtcggcgttggggatggttcccaaaggccaactaggccCCACGGCTGCAGCACAGAGTAAGTGcgttttgcctccaagtttgagagtcattgtccttcaagACTAAGCTGTAGCTGTAGAAAACCACTGACCGCCAGACCCTGACAGAAGGCCTTGGCCCCGTACAGCCTCAGGTGGTTCCAGCTGACGTCCAGCGTCCTCAGGGTGTGGTTGACGGCTGTAACCACAGGACAACACAAGTTCTTCCACATGAGAGGTCGCTCGTTTGAATTTCAGTCGAGTATGCGATGAAGCGTGCTCGTTAGGCGACTTAAAAGTCTCGTTTAACCTTtcatttgtgttgtggtgtgttgtactgtactatactgtgtgtgttgcgttgggctgtgttgttttatgttgtatccTATCGTATCATATCGTTTCGTGTCGtactgcatcgtattgtattgtattgtattgtattgtattgcattgtaccgtaccgtatcgtatcgtatcgttttgttttgttttgtatcgtactgtaccataccgtaccgtaccgtgtcGTATCGtaccgtgtcgtatcgtattgtattgtaccgtatcatatcgtatcgtatcgaatcgtatgGTGATAGTTTTTTacgttgtattttattgtattgtttccACAACATATTCTATTTCTCTATTTCAGGCtgctctgccccccctccctctgccccccgacccctacaaccccccccccctccccacacacaagccCTCAATACTATAATCcaaaatcatcattattaatacaGACGCTATCACTACCACacaacccacatacacactcacccagaGCTTGACCAAGCATGGTCCCGCCAACGTGGCAGATATGGTTGTGGCTGAGGTTCAATTCTCGTAACGTCCTGTTTCTCTGTGACATATacacggaagaaaaaaaatatgggtaGATTTAAAACAGAACTAAGAAAAGTGCAGAGAATCAGTGGGTTGATGatgcaatgttgttgtttgtttaggaTTGTTTTCATTCTCTTTATTTGATCTTGTTTAATTTCGTGTTTATCTGACACTGTCATACCTATGGTGTTCACCAATAaagtgtgagtgagttagtgtgtgtgtgtgtgtgtgcgtgcgtgcgtgcgtgcgtgcgtatgtgtgcgtgtgtgtgtgtcacagtgtgtgtgtgtttgtgtgagagagagagagagatggagagagagagagaacgagagagagagaggggggagggggggagaaagcgtGCCCTCGAgagaatgcaagagagagagagagagagagagtcagacagacagacagactgaaagacagagagatagagagacagagtcagacacagagagaccgagtgtgtgcgcacgtgcttgtctctgtctctgcctctgtctgtctgtctgtccgtctctgattCTATCTCTCTTAATCTATCTCAGTATGTCTGCgtacgtgtctgtctgcctgtctgtctgtctttctgtctttctgtctgtctgtctgtctttctgtctctcacgttGTTTTCTGACTCACCTCCAACATTTCACGGAGGACTGTCACATCCTTATCCTGAATGTTATTGCCTGTTGGAAGCACAAAAAAGCCATTTCTTCACTTTCTCTTGTCAAATTCAGTTTCAAATGGGCGTCAAAGCGTGTGGGCTTACCCATATACGctgcagcacacacaaaaaaacttcttTTAAAGTCATATTCATCAACTCTAAATGATTTACCCGCCACTTGATAGCCTCCCACTGAAGCTAAAATTTTACACACAATTCGACTGTCTAAATAGAACAATAACTGGCAACGCACCTCCTTCTATTGTTAATGATGTCCAAAACGACAAAAGACTTCCATCAGCTAGTTATATCTCTTCCCAAGCTTGAACTTTTAACACTAAGTCTGGTATACAGTGGGGATACAtcctggaataatttaccatcacatctcaaaacaaacaaacaaacaaacaaaaaaaaaccaaaaaaacaaccaaccccaatTAACCACGCCAACTTCAAACAGAAAATACAAAGGGATCTGCTCACAAAATATGAAGGCAGATAGAAAAGCCTCCTGTGTGTTTCCATTATATGTTTTAATTATTTGTTATACTTTACATGATCTGCCATGCCTTGGCTGTTTGTCGTGGGTACCCTCTTATTCTCCTTttcccagtctatctatctatctgtctatccgcctgctcatctgtgtgtgtgtgtgtgtgtgtatgcgtgtgcgcgcgcgcgcgcgcgtgtgtgtgtgagagagagagagagagagagagcgtgtgagcccgcgtgcgtgtgtgtgcacgtgtgtgtgtgtgtgcgtgtgtgtgtgtgtgtgtgtgtgtgtgtgtgtgtgtgtgtgtgtgttggggaggactTGTAtttaggttgtggtgtttacattcttttctttcgctTGCTCTTTTGTTGctcttttctctgcgctgtgCAGGGTGGGGGGTAGCTGAGGGTGAGATAAGAAttaagaagaagggggaaggggggggacttGATCTTCACCCCCTTTGCTTACAGTTCGCTTCTTTTCTTTAGTCCCTGTCTAGGCCTAGGctagatgcaaaaaaaaaaaaagcctattcCTTGCTTATTTATTACCATCGCAAATAAATAatgtgagttcacacacacacacgcacgcacgcacttacacgcacacacacacacacacacacacacacacacacagacacacacacacacacacacacacacacagacaaaaggagagggagagagagagagagagagagagagagagagagagagagagagagagagcgcttcgaTTTTCATTCCCTGTACAAATAATGATCCTCAAAAtcaaggatggtgatgatgatacaacaacgaagaagacaaCCAAAAGAACACATTTCCTAACAACACGGTTTTGGGGTAATTCGACGACCACTATGGCGACGATGGTGATTGTGGTAgagctgctactgctactgctactgataatgatgatcctgacgatgatgacgacgatgacaatgacgacgatgattactGTGATTATAATGACTCTGTCGACGATGACACGgataatgaagaaagaagaacagtACCTGATAAAATGACACGGACAATGGAAGTGTTGGTCAGTAAGGTGGCTGCAAGCAGTTTCACGCCGTCACTCCCCAAAGCGTTGTTGGAGAGATTCTGCAAGTCAGATGTAGCCAtcagaaccgtgtgtgtgtgtgtgtgtgtgtgtgtgtgtgtgtgtgtgtgtgtgtgtgtgtgtgtgtgtgtgtgtgtgtgcccaaaaaatcaacaactgacCATTTTTATGGCCATGAACAAAAAGGTCCATGGTTGTCAGCAAGTGAAGGtggaaggttaaaggttaaaggttccatagctttttacggccatcaggggagcgaattcacgtccactgtgtctacAGCTCGGTattggagtgggggaggagggggttaatcctctccttccgccagttTTGATTTCCCCCAAcagaagttaactctctccatacgaacggcgaaagagacgacgttaacagcatttcaccccaattaccatcatcaaaatattgcaagcggaaggctcttatactgaagaggtgaatgctgacaaagaataccacaattctgacgacggaaactaaaggttgggtcattcagatacccactggacatccgagaggtctgtgtagaggagaagagaggactggccgtactgagtgagttaagcacccgtttaaacctgggtggagtgaggaaatgtgcagtgaagcgcctttcccaaggacacagcgtgCAACACCAtcccgaaacagggcctcgaacgctgatctctggtgaacactgcatctaGAGTCCAACGCTTAAGGCGCCtggggtcattttttttttttttttttggggggggggggggggggggagtattttcTGCAACTCAACTTCACAAAAAGCTTTTGACATTAAATTTGGCACATACAAAGATTACTAGTTTCCATTCTGTATACAGAGGTTTACACTTTTATGAAAAGATGTAAGACTATATGAATTATATTCTGTTAAATATGAGGTTAAAATTGTTACTTATTTAGATCGACGCTGAAGCTCTTTGATGTTGGCTAACCTGGGACGCTCAA
Coding sequences within it:
- the LOC143283834 gene encoding uncharacterized protein LOC143283834, translating into MQALTLLPEKLRQRRKIRQRVLHLDTPRAAFADPKYGSTSRNFIFRIMATRKITPTPDGLPSSPFPETQEESPEEDDLTTQELSDGASTSGVDSSHHRRKPETPCQKVYYRACAKLRVFPSTSVYEHLSRSQMALPHSGMGEKEVKAVAIALVHNVSVHSLNVADNRLGSVGTAFLTEALRENRSLADLNLSNNALGSDGVKLLAATLLTNTSIVRVILSGNNIQDKDVTVLREMLERNRTLRELNLSHNHICHVGGTMLGQALAVNHTLRTLDVSWNHLRLYGAKAFCQGLALNKGLTRLHMAWNGLALEGCHELGKALATNLHLVELDVSANRVNGHACRRLLAGLRTNTALRCLRIGTNPITTESALSILLMLADDVTGLTELDLADVSVDSTFLALLDSVQEKRPLAVRYGVPLRHDDITPGTHPVVLDTDDPVTILFEFMRQKNLRLIDLLHNLDKDNSDTLSRDELRNGLLNIDIPLSSRSMDILMNKLDLNGDGHVDYEELAIGLKEYLRKAAKWKRQAESHPDPTMATRLEQIREAIRMRIEASRQRRGST